In one window of Gemmatimonadaceae bacterium DNA:
- a CDS encoding bifunctional UDP-3-O-[3-hydroxymyristoyl] N-acetylglucosamine deacetylase/3-hydroxyacyl-ACP dehydratase: MTRRTTERVATVSGVGLHLGEQCTLTFVPAESGSGISFRRVDLPGKPSIRVALSEVASTERRTHLGDFVGDRAVHTVEHVLAAVVALGIDDLTIDIDAPEPPILDGSSEPFFRALKTAGVKSNGAEAYVLTLSEPVRIIDGDSVYEAYPADKLKLDVTIEFDHPLIGRQSGVYDVDAAVFERELAPARTFGFVHEVDSLRAKGLIKGASTANAVVLDETGPVNATLRWKDEFVRHKALDILGDLALAGTRVQARIVALRPSHRGTVTLVREMVKAGTKTAAKGASKVATKEKRGYSIEQIMKVLPHRYPFLLVDRIIEIEEKRIVGVKNVTINEPFFQGHFPGHPIMPGVLIVEAMAQVGGMLLMGPVEVPESKVVYFMSLDNVKFRKPVHPGDQVVFEVEVTQIRGPVCKMHGVGRVDGEVVVEADMAAMVRDR; this comes from the coding sequence ATGACGCGCCGCACCACGGAGCGCGTCGCGACGGTCTCCGGCGTCGGACTCCATCTCGGCGAGCAGTGCACGCTGACGTTCGTTCCGGCGGAGTCGGGAAGCGGAATATCCTTCCGGCGCGTCGATCTTCCCGGCAAGCCGTCGATTCGTGTGGCGCTGAGCGAGGTCGCTTCGACCGAGCGCCGCACGCACCTCGGTGACTTCGTGGGCGACAGGGCGGTGCACACCGTCGAACACGTGCTGGCGGCCGTGGTCGCGCTCGGCATCGACGACCTCACGATCGACATCGACGCCCCCGAGCCGCCGATCCTCGACGGAAGCTCGGAGCCGTTCTTTCGCGCGCTGAAGACGGCCGGGGTCAAGTCGAACGGGGCCGAAGCGTACGTGCTGACGCTGTCCGAGCCGGTGCGGATCATCGACGGGGATTCAGTCTACGAGGCGTATCCGGCGGACAAGCTGAAGCTGGACGTGACGATCGAGTTCGACCATCCGTTGATCGGCCGCCAGAGCGGCGTATATGACGTCGATGCGGCCGTTTTCGAGCGTGAGCTCGCCCCGGCCCGCACCTTTGGCTTCGTTCACGAAGTAGATTCGCTTCGCGCGAAGGGATTGATCAAGGGAGCGTCCACGGCCAATGCCGTCGTGCTGGACGAGACCGGGCCGGTGAACGCGACGCTGCGGTGGAAGGACGAGTTCGTCCGGCACAAGGCGCTCGACATCCTGGGCGATCTGGCGTTGGCGGGCACGCGCGTGCAGGCGCGGATCGTGGCGCTGCGGCCGAGCCACCGGGGGACGGTGACGCTGGTACGGGAGATGGTGAAGGCTGGGACAAAAACGGCGGCGAAGGGGGCGAGCAAAGTGGCGACCAAGGAGAAGCGCGGGTATTCGATCGAGCAAATCATGAAGGTGCTGCCGCACCGGTATCCCTTCCTGCTGGTCGATCGGATAATCGAGATAGAGGAGAAGCGGATCGTCGGCGTGAAGAACGTGACGATCAACGAGCCCTTCTTTCAGGGACATTTCCCCGGGCATCCGATCATGCCCGGCGTGCTGATCGTGGAAGCGATGGCGCAGGTCGGCGGGATGCTGCTGATGGGCCCGGTCGAAGTACCGGAGTCGAAAGTCGTGTACTTCATGTCGCTCGACAACGTCAAGTTCAGGAAGCCCGTCCACCCCGGCGACCAGGTCGTCTTCGAGGTCGAGGTCACGCAGATTCGCGGGCCGGTGTGCAAGATGCACGGGGTCGGCCGCGTGGATGGCGAAGTGGTGGTCGAAGCCGACATGGCCGCTATGGTCCGCGACAGGTGA
- the lpxD gene encoding UDP-3-O-(3-hydroxymyristoyl)glucosamine N-acyltransferase: protein MARAAPSSTDSASSVSGDGVRTITAEAVSELVGGELHGDATATISGMAPLDRASPSDVSFLAAPRYARAAEQTRAGVLLVSRELAGTPTAARATIVVDKPHDAVLTLLPRLYAAPKRIPGVHPTARIGRGARIGAGVSIEEYVVVGAGAVIGDGVWIGPHAVVGDGARIGRDSVLYAHSTVYSGSELGERVKIQAGARVGSDGFGYVFRDGAHQAIPHVGRCVLENDVDVGANTTIDRGSVDDTVIGAGTKIDNLVQIGHNVRIGKLCLIVAQAGISGSVHLEDGAVMGGQSGSAGHLTIGAGARVAARAGVISDIPAGETWSGYPARPHRESLRASSALFKLAAIIKKLERLADQQGER, encoded by the coding sequence ATGGCGCGAGCGGCGCCATCCTCCACCGATAGCGCTTCGTCAGTCAGCGGTGATGGTGTTCGCACCATCACCGCTGAAGCCGTTTCAGAGCTCGTTGGCGGGGAGCTGCACGGCGACGCAACGGCCACGATCTCCGGCATGGCTCCGCTCGACCGGGCCTCCCCCAGCGACGTGAGCTTTCTCGCCGCGCCGCGCTACGCGCGCGCCGCCGAGCAGACCCGCGCCGGAGTGCTCCTCGTCAGCCGGGAGCTGGCCGGGACGCCGACGGCAGCGCGCGCCACGATCGTCGTGGACAAGCCGCACGACGCCGTGCTCACGCTCCTTCCGCGGCTGTACGCCGCGCCGAAGCGCATTCCGGGAGTGCATCCCACGGCCCGGATCGGGCGCGGCGCGCGGATCGGCGCCGGAGTCTCGATCGAGGAGTACGTCGTCGTCGGCGCGGGAGCCGTCATCGGAGATGGAGTGTGGATCGGGCCGCATGCGGTGGTCGGCGACGGCGCGCGGATCGGCAGGGACTCGGTGCTGTACGCGCATTCCACCGTCTATTCCGGCAGCGAGCTTGGCGAGCGCGTCAAGATCCAGGCGGGCGCGCGCGTCGGCAGCGACGGATTCGGCTACGTCTTCCGGGACGGCGCGCACCAGGCGATACCGCACGTCGGGCGGTGCGTGCTCGAGAACGACGTGGACGTCGGCGCGAATACGACGATCGACCGCGGCAGCGTGGACGACACCGTGATCGGCGCGGGGACGAAGATCGACAACCTCGTGCAGATCGGCCACAACGTCCGCATCGGCAAGCTGTGCCTGATCGTGGCGCAGGCCGGCATCTCGGGCTCGGTGCATCTCGAGGACGGGGCGGTGATGGGCGGACAGTCGGGCTCAGCCGGGCATCTGACCATCGGGGCCGGAGCGCGAGTCGCGGCGCGAGCCGGAGTCATCAGCGACATCCCGGCGGGAGAAACCTGGTCCGGGTATCCCGCGCGTCCGCACCGCGAGTCGCTGCGCGCGTCGAGCGCGCTGTTCAAGCTCGCGGCCATCATCAAGAAGCTCGAGCGTCTGGCCGACCAGCAGGGCGAGCGATGA
- a CDS encoding OmpH family outer membrane protein: MKIISRLAVVAVLLVAAGATPASAQAPPKLGYINAQQILATAPGREAAERQFESEVGSFRQQIQRMDDSLRVMSEAFQREQATMTPAVRQQRTQALEATEEAFQQRATQLNQQMQQRQAELVRPIMDQLNRVLDEVRRAEGYAFIFDVSSAGQAIVAADTSLNLTDRVIARLVALGPPPPATPATTLPATTPQPAGVTRPRQ, encoded by the coding sequence ATGAAGATCATTTCCCGCCTTGCCGTGGTCGCCGTGCTGCTCGTAGCAGCGGGCGCGACGCCGGCATCCGCCCAAGCGCCACCCAAGCTGGGCTACATAAACGCGCAGCAGATTCTCGCGACCGCTCCCGGCCGTGAAGCCGCCGAGCGCCAGTTCGAGAGCGAGGTCGGCTCGTTCCGCCAGCAGATCCAGCGGATGGACGACTCGCTGCGCGTCATGAGCGAGGCATTCCAGCGCGAGCAGGCGACGATGACGCCGGCGGTGCGGCAGCAGCGCACGCAGGCTCTAGAGGCTACCGAAGAGGCGTTTCAGCAGCGCGCCACGCAGCTGAATCAGCAGATGCAGCAGCGGCAGGCCGAGCTCGTGCGCCCTATCATGGACCAGCTCAACCGCGTGCTCGACGAGGTCCGCCGCGCGGAGGGCTACGCGTTCATCTTCGACGTGTCGTCCGCCGGGCAGGCGATCGTCGCCGCGGACACTTCGCTCAATCTCACGGACCGCGTGATCGCGCGCCTCGTGGCGCTCGGACCGCCGCCCCCGGCCACGCCGGCAACGACGCTGCCCGCGACCACGCCGCAGCCGGCCGGAGTGACCCGACCGAGACAGTAA
- the bamA gene encoding outer membrane protein assembly factor BamA: MHRLRLLLLALFAMGAREAIAQDVSGAPGPCATPAAISVTGNSRVTDATILATSGLRVGDTYGYRDIQRAIELLFASGQFDDVHVTCSLDDNSRATLVVTVRERPLVSAFTLTGVDRVSRKDVRDRLEQPVGVPADPGRIALSIQRADSLYEARGFYLARIRVDSVMTPDGRLALNFVVDEGRRLAISGVRISGNSRVSDGDIVGAMKTKPEGFLFYRSGEFDEIEYAQDLSERIPQLYGSRGFIDFEILSDSMIVDRELGKAMIDIAVREGPRYRIGSFEVLGNRRFPTEAVKEFYPFGDQSPTLAGRATSLIRRSHRNPPNTFDADRWEEAEQKLQEAYMNEGYIYARVNPIVERVPGGDSVRTVNLRWEIQENSPAIVNRIDITGNDYTWETCIREQLVLIPGQVFNRQALIRSYQNISNMNFFEQPMPAPETRPAGDAGDVDIVFNVKEKRTGNLNFGASMGQGTGLGGFVGMNQPNLFGKCKRVEVQWQFGRYINDFNGTYTDPNIRQSRISGSVTAYHTRSRFRIADLGQSTRTGGQLQFGFPVPWSYYTRLFVSYGGESVRYSEENSTLLGQLARDCRSCFRSTLGLTGTHDTRIGLPFPVDGALQTIAAQFNGGPLGGTSNFQRYTAELRSYAPLAAFGNQIFGGQPMQLVTGLSAKGGVLFGNPGPFFYSQSFALGGTQYGEQLRGYDEFSITPGGYDPTAETSSARRESFGNAYFTATAELGLRLSSALYVHAFAEGGNVWDRPREFNPTRLFRSVGFGAATLSPLGPLGLDLGYGLDKIDLLGRRAPGWKLHFKLGQLF, from the coding sequence ATGCATCGACTTAGACTGCTTCTGCTCGCGTTGTTTGCGATGGGAGCCAGAGAAGCCATAGCCCAGGACGTATCGGGCGCCCCCGGACCCTGCGCCACGCCCGCGGCCATATCGGTGACCGGGAACTCGCGCGTCACCGACGCGACGATCCTCGCGACCTCGGGACTGCGCGTCGGCGACACGTACGGCTACCGCGACATCCAGCGCGCGATCGAGCTGCTGTTCGCCTCGGGCCAGTTCGACGACGTGCACGTCACCTGCTCGCTCGACGACAACTCGCGCGCCACGTTGGTCGTGACCGTGCGCGAGCGGCCGCTCGTGTCGGCCTTCACGCTCACCGGCGTCGACCGCGTCTCCCGGAAGGACGTGCGCGACCGGCTCGAGCAGCCCGTCGGCGTGCCGGCCGATCCGGGCAGAATCGCGCTGTCGATCCAGCGGGCCGATTCGCTGTACGAGGCGAGAGGATTCTATCTCGCGAGGATCCGCGTCGACTCCGTGATGACCCCCGATGGCCGGCTCGCGCTCAACTTCGTTGTGGACGAAGGGCGGCGGCTCGCGATCTCGGGCGTGCGCATCAGCGGCAACAGCCGGGTGTCCGACGGCGACATCGTGGGCGCGATGAAGACGAAGCCCGAAGGATTCCTGTTCTACAGGTCCGGCGAGTTCGACGAGATCGAGTACGCCCAGGATCTGTCGGAGCGGATCCCGCAGCTCTACGGCAGCCGCGGCTTCATCGACTTCGAGATTCTGTCCGATTCCATGATCGTCGACCGCGAGCTGGGCAAGGCGATGATCGACATCGCGGTCCGCGAAGGTCCGCGCTACCGGATCGGCTCGTTCGAGGTACTCGGCAACCGGCGCTTTCCCACCGAGGCAGTGAAGGAGTTCTATCCGTTCGGGGACCAGTCGCCCACGCTGGCCGGCCGGGCCACGAGTCTGATCCGCCGCAGCCACCGGAATCCGCCCAACACGTTCGACGCCGACAGGTGGGAGGAGGCCGAGCAGAAGCTGCAAGAGGCGTACATGAACGAGGGCTACATCTACGCCCGCGTGAACCCGATCGTCGAGCGCGTACCCGGCGGGGACTCGGTGCGCACGGTGAACCTGCGTTGGGAGATCCAGGAGAACTCCCCCGCGATCGTGAACCGCATCGACATCACCGGCAACGACTACACGTGGGAGACCTGCATCCGCGAGCAGCTCGTGCTGATCCCGGGGCAGGTGTTCAACCGCCAGGCGCTGATCCGCAGCTACCAGAACATCTCCAACATGAACTTCTTCGAGCAGCCGATGCCGGCGCCGGAGACCAGGCCGGCGGGCGACGCCGGCGACGTGGACATCGTGTTCAACGTCAAGGAAAAGCGGACCGGCAACCTGAACTTCGGCGCGTCGATGGGGCAGGGCACGGGGCTCGGCGGATTCGTCGGGATGAACCAGCCCAACCTGTTCGGCAAGTGCAAGCGCGTCGAAGTGCAGTGGCAGTTCGGCCGCTACATCAACGACTTCAACGGAACGTACACCGACCCGAACATCCGCCAGTCGCGCATCTCGGGCAGCGTCACCGCGTACCACACGCGCTCGCGCTTCCGCATCGCCGATCTCGGCCAGAGCACGCGCACGGGCGGACAGCTGCAATTCGGCTTTCCCGTGCCGTGGTCGTACTACACGCGGCTGTTCGTGTCGTACGGCGGCGAGTCGGTGCGCTACTCCGAGGAGAACTCCACGCTCCTCGGCCAGCTGGCCCGGGACTGCAGGAGCTGCTTTCGATCCACGCTGGGCCTGACGGGTACGCACGACACGCGGATCGGACTACCGTTCCCGGTGGACGGCGCGCTGCAGACGATCGCCGCGCAGTTCAACGGCGGCCCCCTCGGCGGAACGTCGAACTTCCAGCGGTATACGGCCGAGCTGCGGTCGTACGCGCCGCTGGCGGCGTTCGGCAACCAGATCTTCGGCGGCCAGCCGATGCAGCTGGTGACCGGGCTGAGCGCCAAGGGTGGCGTGCTCTTCGGCAACCCGGGGCCGTTCTTCTACTCCCAGTCTTTCGCGCTCGGCGGCACGCAGTACGGCGAGCAGCTGCGCGGGTACGACGAGTTCTCGATCACCCCCGGCGGGTATGACCCCACGGCCGAGACGAGCTCGGCCCGTCGCGAATCCTTCGGAAACGCGTACTTTACTGCCACGGCCGAGCTCGGGCTGAGGCTGTCGTCGGCGCTGTACGTACATGCGTTCGCCGAAGGCGGCAACGTCTGGGACCGGCCCCGCGAGTTCAATCCGACGCGGCTGTTCCGGAGCGTGGGCTTCGGCGCCGCGACGCTGAGCCCGCTCGGACCTCTGGGGCTCGACCTGGGGTATGGACTCGACAAGATAGATCTGCTCGGCCGGCGCGCGCCGGGTTGGAAGCTGCATTTCAAGCTGGGACAACTTTTCTAA
- a CDS encoding ATP-dependent Clp protease ATP-binding subunit, producing the protein MNGYNFTERVRKVLAMAREEASRLHHEYVGTEHILLGLIREGEGVAATVLQNLNVDLDEIQQKIEETVKKGKAPQASDLPYTSRAKKVLELAMAEARDLSHSYVGTEHLLLGLLREEKGIAAQVLADAGINLDAARAETLRLLGTEMPQGGAAATAEKATPGVPGTATKGDKKSKTPALDHFCRDLTQLAGEDQLDPTIGRAKEIERVMEVLTRRKKNNPVLIGEPGVGKTAIVEGLAQLIATGECPDSLRDHRVLALDMAAVIAGTKYRGQFEERLKAVMNEITQNKNIVLFIDELHTLVGAGAAEGAIDASNMLKPALARGELQCVGASTLNEYRKYIEKDGALERRFQTVIVEPPSVDETIEILKGLRQKYEDHHRVEIPDATLVAASKMSERYITDRFLPDKAIDVIDEAGARARLAAQQPSPEVADLKGQLEGVNTEKEAAVRDQNFERAASLRDKERELQGDIRRVQEDWEKHRQSHRPVLGEPEISFIVSRWTGIPVMRLQEAETTRLLRMEEELHESVVGQDEAIKALARSIRRSRAGLKDPDRPIGSFIFSGPTGVGKTELARSLAQFLFADASALIRVDMSEYMEKFSVSRLIGAPPGYVGYEDSGTLTKAVRRKPYSVVLLDEIEKAHPDVFNILLQVLDEGHLTDNYGRVIDFKNTVVIMTSNVGARDITKGKSLGFVADNRGSFERMSEKVKDEMQKVFNPEFLNRLDDVIVFHPLSEDNIRDIVSIVLRDVQKRLVDEQINLRLTEPALSFLVKHGYDQDYGARPLKRAIQRYIEDPLSEKILLAEFAKGDEVEVDVAPDGEKLEFRVLTTAAPQA; encoded by the coding sequence ATGAACGGTTACAACTTCACCGAACGGGTGCGAAAGGTTCTCGCGATGGCGCGGGAAGAAGCATCCCGTCTGCACCATGAGTACGTCGGCACGGAGCACATCCTGCTCGGCTTGATCCGCGAAGGCGAGGGCGTCGCCGCGACCGTGCTGCAGAACCTGAACGTCGACCTCGACGAGATCCAGCAGAAGATCGAGGAGACGGTGAAGAAGGGGAAAGCCCCGCAGGCGAGCGATCTGCCGTATACGTCGCGCGCCAAGAAAGTGCTCGAGCTCGCCATGGCCGAAGCGCGCGACCTCTCCCACAGCTACGTCGGAACGGAGCACCTGCTCCTCGGCCTGCTGCGCGAGGAGAAGGGAATCGCCGCGCAGGTCCTCGCCGACGCCGGAATCAACCTCGACGCCGCGCGCGCCGAGACGCTGCGACTGCTCGGCACCGAGATGCCGCAGGGTGGCGCGGCCGCGACTGCCGAAAAGGCCACGCCCGGCGTCCCGGGCACGGCGACCAAGGGCGACAAGAAATCGAAGACGCCCGCGCTGGACCACTTCTGTCGCGACCTCACACAGCTCGCCGGGGAAGACCAGCTCGACCCGACGATCGGCCGCGCCAAGGAGATCGAGCGCGTCATGGAAGTGCTGACGCGCCGGAAGAAGAACAACCCGGTGCTCATCGGCGAGCCGGGCGTGGGCAAGACCGCGATCGTGGAGGGCCTGGCGCAGCTGATCGCCACGGGCGAGTGCCCGGACTCGCTGCGCGACCACCGCGTGCTCGCGCTCGACATGGCGGCCGTCATCGCCGGGACCAAGTACCGCGGCCAGTTCGAGGAGCGCCTCAAGGCGGTGATGAACGAGATCACCCAGAACAAGAACATCGTGCTGTTCATCGACGAGCTGCACACGCTCGTCGGCGCGGGCGCGGCCGAAGGCGCGATCGACGCCAGCAACATGCTCAAGCCGGCGCTCGCGCGCGGCGAGCTGCAGTGCGTCGGCGCGTCCACGCTGAACGAGTACCGCAAGTACATCGAGAAGGACGGCGCGCTCGAGCGGCGCTTCCAGACCGTCATAGTCGAGCCGCCTTCGGTGGACGAGACGATCGAGATCCTGAAGGGCCTCCGCCAGAAGTACGAGGACCACCACCGCGTCGAGATCCCGGACGCGACGCTGGTCGCGGCCTCGAAGATGTCCGAGCGCTACATCACCGACAGGTTCCTGCCGGACAAGGCGATCGACGTGATCGACGAGGCGGGCGCGCGCGCGCGCCTGGCGGCGCAGCAGCCGTCCCCGGAAGTGGCGGATCTCAAGGGCCAGCTCGAGGGCGTGAACACGGAGAAGGAAGCCGCGGTGCGCGACCAGAACTTCGAGCGCGCGGCGTCGCTGCGCGACAAGGAGCGCGAGCTGCAGGGCGACATCCGCCGCGTGCAGGAAGACTGGGAGAAGCACCGCCAGTCGCACCGGCCCGTGCTCGGCGAGCCCGAGATCTCGTTCATCGTCAGCCGCTGGACGGGCATCCCGGTCATGCGGCTGCAGGAAGCCGAGACCACGCGCCTGCTGCGAATGGAGGAGGAGCTGCACGAGTCGGTGGTCGGCCAGGACGAGGCGATCAAGGCGCTGGCGCGCTCCATCCGCCGCAGCCGCGCGGGCCTCAAGGATCCCGACCGGCCGATCGGGTCGTTCATTTTCTCCGGACCGACGGGCGTGGGCAAGACGGAGCTGGCGCGATCGCTGGCGCAGTTTCTGTTCGCCGACGCGAGCGCGCTCATCCGCGTGGACATGAGCGAGTACATGGAGAAGTTCTCGGTGTCGCGGCTCATCGGCGCGCCGCCGGGCTACGTCGGCTACGAGGACTCCGGCACGCTGACCAAGGCCGTGCGGCGCAAGCCGTACAGCGTCGTGCTGCTCGACGAGATCGAGAAGGCGCACCCGGACGTGTTCAACATCCTGCTGCAGGTGCTGGACGAGGGCCACCTCACCGACAACTACGGCCGCGTGATCGACTTCAAGAACACGGTCGTGATCATGACGTCCAACGTCGGCGCCCGCGACATCACCAAGGGCAAGTCGCTCGGCTTCGTCGCCGACAACCGCGGCAGCTTCGAGCGGATGTCGGAGAAGGTGAAGGACGAGATGCAGAAGGTGTTCAACCCGGAATTCCTCAACCGGCTGGACGACGTCATCGTCTTCCACCCGCTGTCCGAGGACAACATCCGCGACATCGTCTCGATCGTGCTGCGCGACGTGCAGAAGCGCCTCGTCGACGAGCAGATCAACCTGAGGCTCACCGAGCCCGCGCTGAGCTTCCTGGTCAAGCACGGCTACGACCAGGACTACGGCGCGCGCCCGCTGAAGCGGGCGATCCAGCGCTACATCGAGGATCCGCTCTCGGAGAAGATCCTGCTGGCCGAGTTCGCCAAAGGAGACGAAGTGGAGGTCGACGTCGCGCCCGACGGCGAGAAGCTCGAGTTCCGGGTCCTGACGACGGCGGCCCCGCAGGCGTAG
- a CDS encoding protein arginine kinase, with amino-acid sequence MALDLSLLPSGGVQWLDASGDHSDIVLSTRIRLARNVEGYAFASRARDGERLRVLAQVRDAIPAVTGSDHGVMLRVDEMEPGERLLLHERHLVSRELAGLDPQHPVRSGAAVFLARQSSIMINEEDHLRLQSLRSGFAVSEAYSEVEAIDREVGGRVPYAYHQEFGYLTACPTNTGTGLRASVLIHLPGLVLTKEIGKVLTGLQQMGLTYRGLYGEGSEVVGNFFQMSNQTTLGRSEEELLDHLVRVVRHVVEREEEARRVLLRDAGYIIEDKLWRAYGTLRYARSLTFEEAMNFLSGVRLAVGLNLMAGLSVYTLNKLLIFSQSAHLAYAAGRALTENEANLARAKLVRKALEEEPDK; translated from the coding sequence ATGGCTCTAGACCTCTCGCTCCTCCCCAGTGGAGGCGTGCAGTGGCTCGACGCCTCGGGCGACCACTCCGACATAGTGCTCTCGACGCGCATTCGCCTGGCGCGCAACGTCGAGGGTTACGCGTTCGCGTCGCGCGCGCGGGACGGCGAGCGGCTCCGCGTGCTCGCCCAAGTGCGCGACGCCATCCCCGCGGTCACGGGCAGTGACCACGGCGTCATGTTGCGCGTCGATGAGATGGAGCCCGGCGAGCGGTTGCTGCTGCACGAGCGGCACCTGGTGAGCCGGGAGCTCGCGGGGCTGGACCCGCAGCATCCGGTGCGGAGTGGGGCGGCGGTGTTTCTCGCGAGGCAGTCCTCGATCATGATCAATGAGGAGGACCACCTCCGGCTGCAGTCGCTGCGGTCGGGCTTCGCCGTGAGCGAGGCATACTCGGAGGTCGAGGCGATTGATCGGGAAGTCGGCGGGCGGGTTCCCTACGCGTATCACCAGGAGTTCGGGTACCTCACCGCGTGTCCGACCAACACCGGCACGGGGCTCCGCGCGTCGGTCCTCATCCATCTCCCCGGCCTCGTGCTCACGAAGGAGATCGGCAAGGTCCTCACCGGGCTGCAGCAGATGGGGCTCACGTACCGCGGGCTGTACGGCGAGGGGAGCGAAGTCGTGGGCAACTTCTTCCAGATGTCGAACCAGACCACGCTCGGCAGATCGGAGGAAGAGCTGCTCGACCACCTCGTCCGCGTGGTGCGCCACGTGGTCGAGCGCGAGGAAGAAGCCAGGCGTGTGCTGCTACGGGACGCGGGCTATATTATCGAAGACAAGCTCTGGCGGGCGTACGGGACTTTGCGGTACGCGCGGAGTCTCACGTTCGAGGAAGCGATGAACTTCCTCAGCGGCGTCCGGCTTGCAGTCGGTCTGAACCTGATGGCAGGTCTCAGTGTATACACCCTCAACAAGCTCCTGATTTTTAGCCAGTCGGCCCATCTCGCCTACGCGGCCGGACGCGCCCTGACTGAAAACGAAGCGAACCTGGCACGAGCGAAGTTGGTCAGGAAGGCGCTCGAGGAAGAGCCGGACAAATAG
- a CDS encoding UvrB/UvrC motif-containing protein — protein MLCDMCKEGVVVIDLTKVEGAEVRHLRLCEKCAAEQGVETSLVVPKEQVTELLQSVHQHMPAASDDAARCTFCSSTLRDFRSTGRLGCPHCYGAFEKSLRELLRRVHGNSRHVGHRYSPPSEGEVERSVTAGELRERLQRAIESEQFEMAADIRDKLRGLE, from the coding sequence ATGCTCTGCGACATGTGCAAGGAAGGCGTCGTGGTCATCGACCTCACCAAAGTCGAGGGCGCCGAAGTGCGCCACCTCCGGCTGTGCGAGAAGTGCGCGGCGGAGCAGGGCGTCGAGACTTCGCTGGTGGTTCCGAAGGAGCAGGTGACGGAGCTGCTGCAGAGCGTGCATCAGCACATGCCGGCGGCGTCGGACGACGCGGCGCGCTGCACCTTCTGCTCGTCCACGCTGCGCGACTTCCGCAGCACCGGCCGGCTGGGCTGCCCGCACTGCTACGGCGCTTTCGAGAAGAGCCTGCGCGAGCTGCTGCGCCGGGTGCACGGCAACTCGCGGCACGTGGGTCACCGCTATAGTCCGCCGTCCGAGGGCGAGGTGGAGCGGTCGGTGACCGCGGGCGAGCTGCGGGAGCGGCTTCAGCGCGCGATCGAGTCGGAGCAGTTCGAGATGGCCGCTGACATTCGGGACAAGCTGAGAGGCTTGGAGTGA
- a CDS encoding ABC transporter ATP-binding protein: MSGLTVVEGHGLHKSYVGGDGSTINVLSGVNLAVSRGEMVAIVGASGAGKSTLLHILGALEAPSKGYVVLAGEPVHGRSDDEVAALRNRRVGFVFQFHHLLREFTALENVMMPLRIGGRSHSEARGRAEELLARVRLSGRMHHRPAQMSGGEQQRTAVARALAMDPAVLLADEPSGNLDQAQGQDLHDLLVEVTNDLEIGAVVVTHNQALAARANRVLLLADGRLEETHAREGVA, encoded by the coding sequence ATGAGCGGACTCACAGTGGTAGAGGGCCACGGCCTCCACAAGTCGTACGTCGGCGGCGACGGCAGCACGATCAACGTGCTGTCCGGCGTGAACCTCGCCGTGTCGCGCGGGGAGATGGTCGCGATCGTGGGCGCGTCCGGAGCGGGGAAGAGCACGCTGCTGCACATACTGGGGGCGCTCGAGGCTCCGTCGAAGGGATACGTCGTGCTCGCGGGCGAGCCGGTGCACGGCCGCTCGGACGACGAGGTGGCGGCGCTGCGGAACAGGCGCGTGGGGTTCGTGTTTCAGTTTCATCACCTGTTGCGCGAGTTCACCGCGCTGGAGAACGTGATGATGCCGCTCAGGATCGGTGGGAGGTCGCACTCCGAGGCGCGCGGGCGCGCCGAGGAGCTGCTGGCCCGCGTCCGGCTGAGCGGCCGCATGCACCACCGGCCGGCGCAGATGTCCGGCGGCGAGCAGCAGCGCACCGCCGTGGCGCGCGCGCTCGCGATGGACCCCGCCGTCCTGCTGGCGGACGAGCCGTCGGGCAACCTGGACCAGGCGCAGGGACAGGACCTGCACGATCTCCTGGTGGAGGTCACCAACGATCTCGAGATCGGCGCCGTGGTGGTGACGCACAACCAGGCGCTGGCGGCACGGGCCAACCGCGTGCTTCTTCTTGCCGACGGGCGGCTGGAAGAGACGCACGCGCGCGAGGGAGTGGCCTGA